In the genome of Physeter macrocephalus isolate SW-GA chromosome 20, ASM283717v5, whole genome shotgun sequence, one region contains:
- the DEFB1 gene encoding beta-defensin 1 has translation MRVLYPLMLTLGLLFAQLATGVNLLTGLGQRSDHYICVKKGGTCNFSPCPLFNRIEGTCYSGKAKCCIR, from the exons ATGAGGGTCCTCTACCCGCTGATGCTGACCCTCGGCCTCCTCTTTGCGCAGCTGGCCACAG GTGTCAACCTGCTTACGGGTCTCGGCCAGAGGTCCGACCACTACATATGTGTCAAGAAAGGGGGGACCTGCAACTTCTCCCCCTGTCCGCTCTTCAACAGGATTGAAGGCACCTGTTACAGTGGAAAAGCCAAGTGCTGCATCCGCTGA